A section of the Saccharopolyspora gregorii genome encodes:
- a CDS encoding DUF3817 domain-containing protein: MLRTYAGWFRLVAIAEACSWAGLLIAMAFKYGLGMPTGVTVLGWVHGLVFTGYVVTCLVVFSPLRWSFPVLVASLVSSIPPLASVAFERWANRRGLLTWRDSAEPTFWGRVAHVLRTLN; this comes from the coding sequence GTGTTGCGCACCTACGCGGGGTGGTTCCGCCTCGTCGCGATCGCTGAAGCGTGCTCGTGGGCGGGGCTGCTGATCGCGATGGCGTTCAAGTACGGCCTCGGCATGCCGACGGGCGTCACCGTCCTCGGCTGGGTCCACGGGCTCGTGTTCACCGGCTACGTCGTGACCTGCCTCGTGGTGTTCAGCCCGCTGCGCTGGTCGTTCCCCGTCCTGGTGGCCTCGCTGGTGTCGTCCATCCCGCCGCTGGCCTCCGTCGCCTTCGAACGCTGGGCGAACCGGCGCGGACTGCTGACGTGGCGCGACTCGGCGGAACCGACGTTCTGGGGACGGGTCGCCCACGTCCTGCGCACCCTCAACTGA
- a CDS encoding L-threonylcarbamoyladenylate synthase, whose protein sequence is MSTAYDCNRPDGRESGLAAAANTVRAGGLVVLPTDTVYGIGANAFDAEAVGALLAAKGRGRDMPVPVLVGSWSTIDGLVQSVSKQARALVEAFWPGGLSLILPQAPSLAWDLGDTRGTVNLRMPLHPVALDLLREVGPMAVSSANRTGNPPPATAQQAQDQLGDSVQVYLDGGPTGEPVASTIVDLTQSTPRVLRQGEITLEQLTEVLGVEVEPLA, encoded by the coding sequence GTGAGCACCGCGTATGACTGCAACCGTCCGGACGGCCGGGAATCCGGTCTCGCCGCCGCCGCCAACACCGTCCGAGCCGGTGGCCTGGTGGTCCTGCCCACCGACACCGTGTACGGGATCGGCGCGAACGCCTTCGACGCGGAGGCGGTGGGTGCGCTGCTGGCGGCGAAGGGCCGCGGCCGCGACATGCCGGTCCCGGTGCTGGTCGGCTCGTGGTCGACGATCGACGGCCTGGTCCAGTCCGTGTCGAAGCAGGCCCGCGCGCTGGTGGAGGCGTTCTGGCCGGGTGGCCTGTCGCTGATCCTGCCGCAGGCGCCGTCACTGGCCTGGGACCTGGGCGACACCCGCGGCACGGTGAACCTGCGGATGCCGCTGCACCCGGTGGCGCTGGACCTGCTCCGCGAGGTCGGCCCGATGGCGGTGTCGAGCGCGAACCGCACCGGCAACCCGCCGCCCGCGACGGCGCAGCAGGCGCAGGACCAGCTCGGTGACTCGGTGCAGGTGTACCTGGACGGCGGCCCGACCGGGGAGCCGGTCGCCTCGACGATCGTGGACCTGACCCAGTCGACGCCGCGCGTGCTGCGCCAGGGCGAGATCACCCTGGAGCAGCTCACCGAGGTCCTCGGCGTCGAGGTCGAACCGCTCGCCTGA
- a CDS encoding alpha/beta fold hydrolase, producing MTAPPQGVEVDHVEFPAGKIRYYRSGASGPAIVLLHGGGLDNAMLSWRHAIPVLAADHRVYVPDLPGQGGSLPWHGRANQRTCEEVLRWLLDAWGVRDTMIVGLSLGGSIATGFTLRHPRRVRGLVLVGSGGLVARLDRHLLSYLATRVDLIGTTGAKLLARHRGLARRMLAKRLFTGDRPVPDLESIVDEVAAEAAQRDSVFADWQRDSLGRRAMRVNHGPHLDQLRCPVMFIHGERDSVVPVSSSRQAATAISGAQLHVIPGAGHWPNREKPNEFNALLREFVNARA from the coding sequence ATGACCGCCCCGCCCCAGGGTGTCGAGGTCGACCACGTCGAGTTCCCTGCCGGCAAGATCCGCTACTACCGCTCGGGAGCCTCGGGGCCCGCGATCGTGCTGCTGCACGGCGGCGGTCTGGACAACGCGATGCTGAGCTGGCGGCACGCCATCCCGGTGCTCGCCGCCGACCACCGGGTCTACGTCCCCGACCTGCCCGGCCAGGGCGGCAGCCTCCCGTGGCACGGCCGCGCCAACCAGCGCACCTGCGAGGAGGTGCTGCGCTGGCTGCTCGATGCGTGGGGAGTGCGGGACACCATGATCGTCGGGTTGTCGCTGGGCGGCAGCATCGCCACCGGCTTCACGCTGCGGCACCCGCGGCGGGTGCGCGGCCTCGTCCTCGTCGGCTCCGGCGGGCTCGTGGCCCGGCTCGACCGGCACCTGCTCAGCTACCTCGCCACCCGCGTCGACCTCATCGGCACCACCGGCGCGAAGCTGCTGGCGCGGCACCGCGGGCTGGCCCGCCGGATGCTGGCGAAGCGGCTGTTCACCGGCGACCGTCCGGTGCCCGACCTGGAGAGCATCGTCGACGAGGTCGCCGCCGAAGCCGCGCAGCGCGACTCGGTGTTCGCCGACTGGCAGCGGGACTCGCTGGGGCGGCGCGCCATGCGCGTCAACCACGGGCCGCACCTCGACCAGCTCCGCTGCCCCGTGATGTTCATCCACGGCGAGCGGGACTCGGTGGTGCCCGTCTCCTCGTCGCGGCAGGCCGCCACCGCCATCTCCGGCGCGCAGCTGCACGTGATCCCCGGCGCCGGGCACTGGCCGAACCGGGAGAAGCCGAACGAGTTCAACGCGCTGCTGCGCGAGTTCGTGAACGCGCGGGCGTGA
- a CDS encoding LacI family DNA-binding transcriptional regulator produces MNDVARLAGVSIKTVSRVVNGERGVHPGTASRVLVAIDQLGFRRNLGARNLRRGAETGIVGLVLEDVANPFYSMLTRAVEEVVSAQGAQVLTGSSGEDPARERELVLEFLSRRVDGLLVVPAGDRHGYLAREVRTGTPVVFVDRPAGGVEADTVLVDNVGGTALAARHLAEHGHRRIAFLGDAPGISTAAERLRGFREGCAQAGVPFDAELVRMGPHTAESVADALAGPLRAASALVTGNNRITVHALRALAGRVARPALVGFDDFELADLLDPPITVITYDVRELGASAARAVYARLGGDTAPPRRLVLPTRLLARGSGEVSA; encoded by the coding sequence ATGAACGACGTGGCGCGCCTCGCCGGGGTGAGCATCAAAACGGTGTCTCGGGTGGTCAACGGGGAGCGCGGGGTGCATCCGGGCACGGCGTCCCGCGTTCTCGTCGCGATCGACCAGCTCGGTTTCCGCCGCAACCTGGGGGCGCGAAATCTGCGGCGTGGTGCCGAGACCGGAATCGTGGGCCTCGTCCTGGAGGACGTGGCGAATCCCTTCTACTCGATGTTGACGCGCGCCGTGGAAGAAGTCGTGAGCGCGCAGGGCGCGCAGGTGCTGACCGGTTCTTCCGGCGAGGATCCGGCGCGGGAGCGGGAATTGGTGCTGGAATTCCTGTCCCGCCGGGTCGACGGCCTGCTGGTGGTGCCCGCGGGGGACCGGCACGGCTACCTGGCGCGGGAGGTGCGCACCGGCACCCCGGTGGTGTTCGTGGACCGGCCGGCGGGCGGGGTGGAAGCGGACACGGTGCTGGTCGACAACGTGGGCGGCACCGCGCTGGCCGCACGGCACCTCGCCGAGCACGGGCACCGGCGCATCGCGTTCCTCGGGGACGCGCCGGGCATCAGCACCGCGGCGGAGCGGCTCCGCGGGTTCCGCGAGGGCTGCGCGCAGGCCGGTGTCCCGTTCGACGCCGAGCTGGTGCGGATGGGGCCGCACACCGCGGAGTCGGTGGCGGACGCGCTGGCCGGGCCGCTGCGCGCGGCCAGCGCGCTGGTCACGGGGAACAACCGGATCACGGTGCACGCGCTGCGGGCGCTGGCGGGCCGGGTGGCGCGCCCGGCGCTGGTCGGCTTCGACGACTTCGAACTGGCGGATCTGCTGGACCCGCCGATCACGGTGATCACCTACGACGTGCGGGAGCTGGGCGCTTCGGCGGCGCGGGCGGTGTACGCGCGGCTCGGCGGCGACACCGCCCCGCCGCGGCGGCTGGTGCTGCCGACGCGGCTGCTGGCGCGCGGATCCGGCGAGGTGTCGGCGTGA
- the trxA gene encoding thioredoxin, translating to MAGAVDLSALKTKADNASRQPAAGGPAENTSAPGTPTVIDVTESTFQAEVVDRSMQVPVVVDLWAEWCGPCKQLSPVLERLAAEGGGSWVLAKVDVDANPRIAQLFQVQSIPTVIAIAGGQPVEAFAGAQPEPQIRQWITQLLDALREQLPGISAAEQGAADPGEQEEPEDPRFTAAEDALENGDFAAAEAAYQRILDAEPANEQAKAALAQVRFSARAENADPAAIERADAAPDDVDAQLAAADAELAGQQVEAAFDRLVRTVKRTSGDERNRVRQHLIDMFELFPDGDPRVTQARRALASALF from the coding sequence ATGGCGGGCGCAGTCGACCTGTCCGCGCTGAAGACCAAAGCGGACAACGCCTCCCGGCAGCCCGCCGCGGGCGGCCCCGCCGAGAACACCTCGGCGCCCGGGACCCCGACGGTCATCGACGTCACCGAATCGACCTTCCAGGCCGAAGTCGTGGACCGCTCCATGCAGGTCCCCGTCGTCGTCGACCTGTGGGCCGAGTGGTGCGGCCCCTGCAAGCAGCTCTCCCCCGTGCTCGAACGCCTCGCGGCCGAAGGCGGCGGCAGCTGGGTGCTGGCGAAGGTCGACGTGGACGCCAACCCGCGGATCGCGCAGCTGTTCCAGGTCCAGTCCATCCCCACCGTGATCGCGATCGCGGGCGGCCAGCCCGTCGAAGCCTTCGCCGGCGCGCAGCCCGAACCGCAGATCCGGCAGTGGATCACCCAGCTGCTCGACGCGCTGCGCGAACAGCTCCCCGGCATCAGCGCCGCCGAGCAGGGCGCAGCCGATCCCGGCGAGCAGGAAGAACCGGAAGACCCCCGGTTCACCGCCGCCGAAGACGCGCTGGAGAACGGTGACTTCGCCGCCGCCGAAGCGGCCTACCAGCGGATCCTCGACGCCGAACCCGCCAACGAGCAGGCCAAGGCCGCGCTCGCCCAGGTCCGGTTCAGCGCTCGCGCCGAGAACGCCGACCCGGCCGCCATCGAGCGCGCCGACGCCGCGCCCGACGACGTCGACGCCCAGCTCGCCGCCGCCGACGCCGAACTCGCCGGGCAGCAGGTGGAAGCCGCGTTCGACCGGCTCGTGCGCACCGTCAAGCGGACCTCCGGCGACGAGCGCAACCGCGTCCGCCAGCACCTCATCGACATGTTCGAGCTGTTCCCCGACGGGGACCCGCGGGTCACCCAGGCCCGGCGGGCCCTGGCCAGCGCGCTGTTCTGA
- a CDS encoding DNA polymerase IV produces the protein MRRWVLHVDMDAFFASVEQLTRPTVADRAVLVGGLGPRGTVAGASYQARAYGARSAMPMAEARRRCPVAVVLPPRGRVYQAVSRRVFEIVRDVSEVVGQVSIDEAFLEPVELAGAEPAEVERFAAGLRERIRGEVGVPASVGAGSGKQLAKIASGLAKPDGALVVPPEQELELLTGLPVRKLWGVGPVTESKLHRIGVYSVGELAALRLGDATALLGQAHGAELHRLAHGVDDHPVAERAEAKQVSAETTFDVDITEPVRLATEVDGMAEHAHRRLVSSGRAARTVTVKVRDADFTTISRAETFATATSDLGPLGAAARRLIGVAVPPGTPIRLVGVSFSGLATSEQEALFGNPSQEPEAVPEPDSSAPVADPAPVAAHRSWRAGDDVFHPDAGHGWVQGAGLGRVTVRFETAVTGRGRARTFHDDDPALTSADPLDSLGW, from the coding sequence ATGCGCAGATGGGTGCTGCACGTGGACATGGACGCGTTCTTCGCGTCGGTCGAGCAGCTCACCCGTCCCACGGTCGCCGACCGGGCGGTGCTGGTGGGCGGCTTGGGGCCGCGGGGCACGGTGGCGGGGGCGAGCTACCAGGCCCGCGCCTACGGGGCCCGGTCGGCGATGCCGATGGCGGAGGCCCGGCGGCGCTGCCCGGTGGCGGTGGTGCTGCCGCCGCGGGGCCGTGTGTACCAGGCGGTGAGCCGCCGCGTGTTCGAGATCGTCCGGGACGTGTCGGAGGTGGTCGGCCAGGTGTCGATCGACGAGGCGTTCCTGGAGCCGGTGGAGCTGGCGGGTGCCGAGCCGGCGGAGGTGGAGCGGTTCGCGGCCGGGTTGCGGGAGCGGATCCGCGGCGAGGTGGGGGTGCCGGCGTCGGTCGGTGCGGGTTCCGGCAAGCAGCTGGCGAAGATCGCGTCGGGGTTGGCGAAGCCGGACGGAGCGCTGGTGGTGCCGCCGGAGCAGGAGCTGGAGCTGCTGACCGGGCTGCCGGTGCGGAAGTTGTGGGGCGTGGGCCCGGTCACCGAGTCGAAGTTGCACCGCATCGGGGTGTACAGCGTGGGTGAGCTGGCGGCGCTGCGCTTGGGCGATGCGACGGCGCTGCTCGGGCAGGCGCACGGCGCGGAGTTGCACCGGCTGGCGCACGGCGTGGACGACCACCCGGTGGCGGAGCGCGCGGAGGCGAAGCAGGTCAGCGCGGAGACGACGTTCGACGTGGACATCACGGAGCCGGTGCGGTTGGCGACCGAGGTGGACGGGATGGCGGAGCACGCGCACCGCAGGCTGGTGTCCTCGGGCCGGGCGGCGCGGACGGTGACGGTGAAGGTGCGGGACGCGGATTTCACGACGATCAGCCGGGCGGAGACGTTCGCGACGGCGACCTCGGACCTGGGCCCGCTGGGTGCGGCGGCGCGGCGGCTGATCGGGGTGGCGGTGCCGCCGGGCACCCCGATCCGGCTGGTGGGCGTGTCGTTCTCGGGTTTGGCGACGTCCGAGCAGGAGGCGTTGTTCGGCAACCCGTCCCAGGAACCCGAGGCGGTTCCGGAGCCGGACTCGTCGGCGCCGGTGGCGGATCCCGCGCCGGTGGCGGCGCACCGGTCGTGGCGCGCGGGCGACGACGTGTTCCACCCGGATGCCGGGCACGGCTGGGTGCAGGGCGCCGGGTTGGGCCGGGTCACGGTCCGCTTCGAGACGGCCGTGACGGGTCGCGGCCGAGCCCGCACGTTCCACGACGACGACCCGGCGCTCACCTCCGCCGACCCGTTGGACAGCCTCGGCTGGTGA
- a CDS encoding glycosyltransferase family 4 protein yields MDNAPLWAPAGLPVREYLLVLLTAAAVTFLLTGLVRLLAIRVGAVAYPRKRDVHLTPIPRMGGVAMFGGVLAAMFLASNLPALSRGFDFSNDAAAAIVAGGLIVLVGALDDRFELDSLTKLAGQVTAAGILVLFGVQWFGFWVPWGGDEGHIGQLMVLNSNQGQLLTVLLVVTMINAMNFVDGLDGLASGIGLIAASATCAFCLSLLQQHGGDVTAYPPALIAASIAGACMGFLPYNFQPARIFMGDSGSMLIGLMLATASTSASGKADYAGFGGKDLLALLSPLLVLAAVLFVPLLDLIMAVVRRTAAGKSPFHADKMHLHHRLLEIGHSQRRAVLLIYSWAAVIAFGAVSLTLFSAVLVAWVIVVGVIVAAIISVIPRMRARADRETR; encoded by the coding sequence ATGGACAACGCACCTCTGTGGGCGCCGGCGGGATTGCCCGTCCGCGAATACCTGCTCGTTCTGCTCACCGCGGCGGCGGTGACGTTCCTGCTGACCGGTCTGGTCCGCCTGCTGGCGATCCGGGTGGGCGCGGTCGCCTACCCGCGCAAGCGCGACGTGCACCTGACGCCCATCCCGCGGATGGGCGGGGTGGCGATGTTCGGCGGGGTGCTCGCGGCGATGTTCCTGGCGAGCAACCTGCCCGCGCTGTCGCGGGGTTTCGACTTCTCCAACGATGCCGCCGCCGCGATCGTGGCCGGTGGGCTGATCGTGCTGGTCGGCGCGTTGGACGACCGCTTCGAACTCGATTCGCTGACCAAGCTCGCGGGGCAGGTGACCGCGGCGGGGATCCTGGTCCTGTTCGGCGTGCAGTGGTTCGGCTTCTGGGTGCCGTGGGGCGGCGACGAGGGCCACATCGGCCAGCTGATGGTGCTCAACAGCAACCAGGGCCAGCTGCTGACGGTGCTGCTGGTCGTCACGATGATCAACGCGATGAACTTCGTGGACGGCCTGGACGGGCTGGCCTCCGGCATCGGCCTGATCGCGGCCAGCGCGACCTGCGCGTTCTGCCTGAGCCTGCTCCAGCAGCACGGCGGCGACGTGACCGCCTACCCGCCGGCGCTGATCGCGGCGTCGATCGCCGGCGCCTGCATGGGTTTCCTGCCGTACAACTTCCAGCCGGCGCGGATCTTCATGGGTGATTCGGGGTCGATGCTGATCGGCTTGATGCTGGCGACGGCGAGCACCTCGGCGTCGGGCAAGGCGGACTACGCGGGCTTCGGCGGCAAGGACCTGCTGGCGCTGCTGTCGCCGCTGCTGGTGCTGGCCGCGGTGCTGTTCGTCCCGCTGCTCGACCTGATCATGGCGGTGGTGCGGCGGACCGCGGCGGGCAAGAGCCCGTTCCACGCGGACAAGATGCACCTGCACCACCGATTGCTGGAGATCGGGCACTCGCAGCGCCGCGCGGTGCTGCTCATCTACTCGTGGGCGGCGGTGATCGCCTTCGGCGCGGTTTCGTTGACGCTGTTCAGCGCGGTGCTGGTGGCGTGGGTCATCGTAGTGGGCGTCATCGTGGCGGCTATCATTTCGGTGATTCCCAGGATGCGGGCCCGAGCCGATCGAGAGACCAGATGA
- a CDS encoding ATP-binding cassette domain-containing protein, with protein sequence MSEPLLEARELTKRYGGVEALRGASFTVHPGEVVALIGDNGAGKSTLVKCLSGVERPDSGQVLISGEPVELDSPVAARAHGVETAYQDLAVAPDLDPAANLYLGREIRRPGLLGKLGMLDEKAMRSRAAEQFATFGVSLPDLDVPIGALSGGQRQSVAVARSVAWADKLVFLDEPTAALGVVQRERVLDVVRRVRDTGISVVLISHNMPEVRSVADRVEVLRLGRRVARFRAADVSLEELVGAMTGALTQEDES encoded by the coding sequence ATGTCCGAACCGCTGCTGGAAGCACGCGAACTCACCAAGAGGTACGGCGGCGTGGAGGCGCTGCGCGGCGCCTCGTTCACCGTCCACCCCGGCGAGGTGGTCGCCCTCATCGGCGACAACGGCGCCGGGAAGTCCACCTTGGTCAAGTGCCTGTCCGGTGTGGAGCGCCCGGACTCCGGGCAGGTCCTGATCTCCGGCGAACCGGTGGAGCTGGACTCGCCGGTCGCCGCCCGCGCGCACGGGGTGGAGACGGCCTACCAGGACCTGGCGGTGGCTCCCGACCTCGATCCGGCGGCGAACCTGTACCTGGGGCGGGAGATCCGCCGCCCCGGCCTGCTCGGCAAGCTCGGGATGCTGGACGAGAAGGCCATGCGCAGCCGCGCCGCCGAGCAGTTCGCCACGTTCGGCGTCTCGCTGCCGGACCTGGACGTGCCGATCGGCGCGCTCTCCGGCGGCCAGCGGCAGAGCGTCGCGGTGGCCCGCTCGGTGGCCTGGGCGGACAAGCTGGTGTTCCTCGACGAACCGACCGCCGCGCTCGGCGTGGTGCAGCGGGAGCGGGTCCTCGACGTGGTGCGCCGCGTCCGCGACACCGGGATCTCAGTGGTGCTGATCAGCCACAACATGCCGGAGGTGCGGTCGGTCGCCGACCGCGTGGAGGTGCTGCGGCTGGGCCGCCGCGTCGCCCGCTTCCGCGCCGCCGACGTGAGCTTGGAAGAGCTCGTGGGCGCCATGACCGGGGCGTTGACCCAGGAGGACGAGAGCTGA
- a CDS encoding ABC transporter substrate-binding protein → MVVLAAGALLAGCGSGQIGDGGGAATDPGNKNLALLTGMRGEPFYVSIECAAKEAAAAAGYELNAQAPEKFEQAEQAQLLNGVVSSRPGAVIIAPTDDKALATPLQQAKDNGVQVVEVDTALEDRSIAVSSLSSDNHAGGVLAAQTLAELVGDRPGSVLALNTKAGTSTTDERARGFEEEIAKHPNLKLLPTQYTENEPATAAQIVSATLAANPDLVGVFGTNLNTGEGAGTALANAGRSGQVQLVGFDASPKQVDDLRSGRVQALIAQNPAEIGREGVNRAIAAIKGEPVERETKTDMIALTRDSMDQQAQHFYRATC, encoded by the coding sequence ATGGTCGTGCTGGCGGCGGGCGCTCTGCTCGCGGGCTGCGGATCCGGGCAGATCGGGGACGGCGGGGGAGCGGCCACCGACCCGGGCAACAAGAACTTGGCACTGCTGACCGGCATGCGCGGGGAACCGTTCTACGTCTCCATCGAGTGCGCGGCGAAGGAGGCGGCCGCGGCCGCCGGGTACGAGCTCAACGCGCAGGCCCCGGAGAAGTTCGAGCAGGCCGAGCAGGCGCAGCTGCTCAACGGCGTCGTCAGCTCCCGGCCCGGTGCGGTGATCATCGCGCCGACCGACGACAAGGCGCTCGCCACCCCGCTGCAGCAGGCGAAGGACAACGGCGTGCAGGTCGTGGAGGTCGACACCGCGCTGGAGGACCGGTCGATCGCGGTGAGCTCGCTGTCCTCGGACAACCACGCGGGCGGCGTGCTGGCCGCGCAGACCCTCGCCGAGCTCGTCGGGGACCGGCCCGGTTCGGTGCTGGCGCTGAACACGAAGGCGGGCACCTCCACCACCGACGAGCGGGCCCGCGGCTTCGAGGAGGAGATCGCGAAGCACCCGAACCTGAAGCTGCTGCCCACGCAGTACACCGAGAACGAACCGGCCACCGCCGCGCAGATCGTGTCCGCGACGCTGGCCGCCAACCCGGACCTGGTGGGCGTGTTCGGCACCAACCTCAACACCGGTGAGGGGGCGGGCACCGCGCTCGCCAACGCCGGGCGGTCCGGTCAGGTGCAGCTCGTCGGCTTCGACGCCAGCCCCAAGCAGGTCGACGACCTGCGCAGCGGGCGGGTGCAGGCGCTCATCGCGCAGAACCCCGCCGAGATCGGCCGGGAGGGCGTGAACCGGGCGATCGCCGCGATCAAGGGCGAGCCGGTGGAGCGGGAGACGAAGACCGACATGATCGCGCTCACCCGGGATTCGATGGATCAGCAGGCGCAGCACTTCTACCGCGCCACCTGCTGA
- a CDS encoding MarR family winged helix-turn-helix transcriptional regulator, whose amino-acid sequence MSARSPLPFDPIARAAELWSERIGPSTTMAAVTSVMRVQQILQSAVDTALRPHNLTFARYEALVLLTFSRRGSLPMRVMGDRLQLHPTSVTNIVDRLEHDELVRRVPHPTDRRTTLVEITDGGRDLMKRATESVTEIEFGLGGVTERQTQQLTELLGRVRHAAGDF is encoded by the coding sequence ATGAGCGCTCGTAGTCCGCTGCCCTTCGATCCCATCGCACGAGCGGCCGAGCTGTGGTCGGAGCGGATCGGACCGTCGACGACGATGGCCGCGGTCACCAGCGTGATGCGGGTCCAGCAGATCCTCCAGTCCGCAGTGGACACCGCGCTGCGGCCGCACAACCTGACGTTCGCCCGCTACGAGGCGCTCGTGCTGCTCACCTTCTCCCGGCGCGGCAGCCTGCCGATGCGCGTGATGGGCGACCGCCTCCAGCTGCACCCGACCAGCGTCACCAACATCGTGGACCGGTTGGAGCACGACGAGCTGGTGCGCCGGGTGCCGCACCCCACGGACCGGCGCACCACCCTGGTGGAGATCACCGACGGCGGGCGGGACCTGATGAAGCGCGCCACCGAATCGGTCACCGAGATCGAGTTCGGCCTGGGCGGGGTGACCGAGCGGCAGACCCAGCAGCTGACCGAACTGCTCGGCAGGGTCCGCCACGCGGCCGGGGACTTCTGA
- a CDS encoding ABC transporter permease, which translates to MPATTPNSEVTGELAETPQGFRARLAASPTLWTGLVLVALCVLFSAVRPDAFPTLFNLQTLLVQAAPLLMLAVGMTFVIITSGIDLSVGSVLVFAGVVSAQTMEALSGGDATGAGWGVIAVGLVVALLGGAAWGVLNGLLVAVAKVPALIVTLGSFGAALGAAQLLTNGIDVRTVPAALRETFGTGTSFGVVPNLVLLAAAVTLLAGWALHTTRFGRHTYVIGSNAEAARRAGIDVSRHLVAVYALTGVLAGLAGFMSLAYFGTTTISGHSNDNLNAIAAVVLGGTSLFGGVGTILGSVIGVFIPAVLDAGFVMAGVRPFWQPIAVGAVLVAAVWLDQRRRRARSSR; encoded by the coding sequence ATGCCCGCGACGACACCGAACTCCGAGGTCACCGGAGAGCTCGCCGAGACCCCGCAAGGCTTCCGCGCCCGGCTGGCCGCCTCGCCGACGCTGTGGACCGGGCTGGTGCTGGTGGCGCTGTGCGTGCTGTTCAGCGCGGTGCGCCCGGACGCCTTCCCGACCCTGTTCAACCTGCAGACGCTGCTGGTGCAGGCGGCGCCGCTGCTGATGCTGGCCGTCGGCATGACCTTCGTGATCATCACTTCCGGCATCGACCTGTCCGTCGGTTCGGTCCTGGTGTTCGCCGGGGTGGTGTCCGCGCAGACGATGGAGGCGCTCAGCGGCGGCGACGCCACCGGCGCCGGGTGGGGCGTGATCGCGGTCGGGCTGGTGGTGGCGCTGCTCGGCGGTGCCGCGTGGGGCGTGCTCAACGGGCTGCTGGTGGCGGTGGCGAAGGTACCGGCGCTGATCGTCACGCTCGGCTCGTTCGGCGCGGCCCTCGGCGCCGCGCAGCTGCTCACGAACGGCATCGACGTGCGGACCGTGCCCGCGGCGCTGCGCGAGACCTTCGGCACCGGCACCTCGTTCGGGGTGGTGCCGAACCTGGTGCTGCTGGCCGCGGCGGTCACCCTGCTGGCCGGCTGGGCGCTGCACACCACCCGGTTCGGCAGGCACACCTACGTGATCGGTTCCAACGCGGAGGCGGCGCGGCGCGCGGGCATCGACGTCAGCAGGCACCTGGTCGCGGTGTACGCGCTGACCGGGGTGCTGGCGGGGCTCGCCGGGTTCATGTCGCTGGCCTACTTCGGCACCACGACGATCAGCGGTCACAGCAACGACAACCTCAACGCCATCGCCGCGGTGGTCCTCGGCGGGACCAGCCTGTTCGGCGGCGTGGGCACCATCCTCGGCAGCGTGATCGGCGTGTTCATCCCCGCCGTGCTCGACGCCGGGTTCGTCATGGCCGGGGTCCGGCCGTTCTGGCAACCGATCGCGGTCGGTGCCGTGCTCGTCGCCGCCGTCTGGCTCGACCAGCGGCGCCGCCGGGCGCGCAGCAGCCGCTGA
- a CDS encoding MTH1187 family thiamine-binding protein, producing the protein MLVAFSVAPSGSGEDGGVSEAVAAAVRVVRESGLPHETTSMFTTIEGDWDEVMDVVKRATEAVSSRSPRTSLVLKADIRPGHTGQLQEKVRRVEEHLSAGE; encoded by the coding sequence ATGCTGGTGGCGTTCAGCGTGGCCCCGTCCGGTTCCGGCGAGGACGGCGGCGTGAGCGAGGCGGTCGCGGCGGCGGTGCGGGTGGTGCGCGAATCGGGCCTGCCGCACGAGACGACCTCGATGTTCACCACGATCGAAGGTGACTGGGACGAGGTGATGGACGTGGTGAAGCGGGCGACCGAAGCGGTGTCGTCGCGCTCGCCGCGCACCAGCCTGGTGCTCAAGGCCGACATCCGGCCCGGGCACACCGGGCAGCTGCAGGAGAAGGTGCGCCGCGTCGAAGAGCACCTGTCGGCCGGGGAATGA